One stretch of Bombus affinis isolate iyBomAffi1 chromosome 4, iyBomAffi1.2, whole genome shotgun sequence DNA includes these proteins:
- the LOC126915109 gene encoding thyrotropin-releasing hormone receptor-like encodes MLPVASTYNLRTRCGVQDSSSVDVSARSRRSATPTTWANLTHYGYRNKSFDPSLDLEEKPIEACHALYFLLDFFHQYYIPSIILLGLVGNLLSCVVFLNTHLRIRSSSYYLAALATADFGFLVTLLLVWLNNTLGWKVFNKEGWCETLVYVSAVCSSLSVWLIVAFTVERFIAVQYPLHRPHICTIARAKTIVLVLVILALASHSYSFVTAGVINRDGEDYCDLKVEYLETMKIISIIDSIASLIAPLVLIIVMNTMIMRNLLRFSRRFKQSSTASTDCPSREQSDINLNQIPSAGSSNNSAGGINLGPVVGGRRPPSQQSFHSSKNNHSHHSRHQTTSAPPSTPRNACQLPEIATRCIHIRSSSRNLVSTRNQQSITKMLLLISTVFILLNLPSYVIRLCVFFFTLARKNTPDLLWCLQQFFMLLYYTNFSINFLLYAMCGITFRRCLQQLLRKILKTMTRYHCNLRRYI; translated from the exons ATGTTGCCGGTCGCGTCCACGTACAATCTACGTACGAGATGCGGCGTTCAGGACTCCTCGAGCGTAGACGTATCCGCACGTTCCCGACGGTCCGCCACCCCAACCACGTGGGCCAATTTGACGCATTACGGTTACAGAAACAAAAGCTTCGATCCAAGCCTGGATCTCGAGGAGAAACCGATAGAAGCTTGTCACGCTCTCTACTTTCTACTGGATTTCTTTCATCAGTACTACATTCCCTCCATCATTTTGCTAGGCTTGGTGGGCAATCTGTTGTCCTGCGTCGTCTTTCTAAACACGCATCTGAGAATACGAAGCTCCAGCTATTACCTGGCCGCCCTGGCCACCGCCGACTTTGGCTTCTTGGTCACTTTGCTTTTAGTTTGGTTGAACAACACGCTAGGATGGAAGGTGTTCAACAAAGAGGGTTGGTGCGAAACGTTGGTCTACGTGAGCGCCGTCTGCAGCTCTTTGAGCGTCTGGTTGATCGTTGCGTTCACGGTGGAGAGATTCATAGCTGTTCAGTACCCTCTACACAGACCTCATATATGCACTATAGCCAGGGCAAAGACCATCGTGCTGGTGTTGGTGATTTTGGCATTGGCCAGTCATTCCTACTCCTTTGTCACGGCCGGAGTGATCAACAGGGACGGCGAAGATTATTGCGATCTCAAGGTCGAATACTTGGAGACGATGAAGATAATCAGCATAATCGACAGCATCGCCAGTCTAATCGCGCCGCTCGTACTTATCATCGTCATGAACACTATGATCATGAGGAACTTGTTGAGGTTCAGCAGACGATTCAAGCAGTCTTCGACCGCGTCCACGGACTGCCCGAGCAGAGAACAGTCCGACATCAATCTGAATCAGATTCCG AGTGCcggcagcagcaacaacagcgcTGGCGGCATTAATCTGGGACCAGTGGTCGGAGGCCGACGGCCACCTTCGCAGCAATCGTTTCACTCGTCCAAGAACAACCATTCTCATCACTCTCGGCATCAAACCACGTCCGCGCCGCCATCAACCCCACGAAACGCTTGTCAGTTACCCGAAATAGCAACTCGCTGTATAC ATATTAGATCGTCCTCGAGGAATCTCGTGTCAACGAGGAATCAACAGAGCATCACGAAAATGCTGCTTCTCATCAGCACCGTTTTCATTCTTCTCAATCTGCCGAG TTACGTGATCCGATTGTGCGTGTTCTTCTTCACGCTGGCCCGCAAGAACACGCCCGACCTGCTCTGGTGTTTGCAGCAGTTCTTCATGCTTCTCTATTACACCAACTTCAGCATCAATTTCTTATTGTACGCAATGTGCGGCATCACGTTTAGGCGTTGTCTGCAACAGTTGCTGCGCAAGATACTGAAAACTATGACCAGGTACCATTGCAACCTACGAAGATACATATAG